A window of Fusarium verticillioides 7600 chromosome 10, whole genome shotgun sequence contains these coding sequences:
- a CDS encoding salicylate hydroxylase yields MTIQSNEFNVAIVGAGVAGLALAMALHRKGVLFTIYEEAKEYSVVGAGIGFGPNGMQALDLIEPGFRPLYEGLCVGNKSADAQWVFFEGYLLEPGLGDNKPWAGNLKSAWGNQDYVRKSAHRKELLDIMTSFIPIESVKFNKKLVSIKEYTDRVMLEFADGEIVAHSILAGSDGIASTVREYLLRPTHPEEALPVYSGAHCYRAVIPMDEAYEIMGEKTDVAKIYFGHNRGAVSYRITGGKELNFLLIKATPNEQWPYPGRVTKQITQEEMLADFDGDNIDDRFRRLVAKAKPVKWGLFHHAKTSTYYKDRVCILGDSAHASMPFQAAGAAQGVEDALVLAYILEELMKSPTRGSEQLEEINAGLAAYDAIRRPRAQKQLDRAFEVGTMIYFQHPECGDDMTKILHKLQNGWLDWLWFPDLKADVETALSQMRNDVQKKA; encoded by the exons atgacaATCCAGTCCAACGAATTCAATGTCGCCATTGTCG GCGCCGGCGTCGCTGGCCTTGCGCTTGCAATGGCACTGCACAGAAAGGGAGTGCTCTTTACCATCTACGAGGAAGCAAAGGAATACTCTGTTGTAGG TGCCGGTATCGGATTCGGTCCAAATGGTATGCAAGCCTTGGATCTGATTGAGCCAGGCTTCCGCCCTCTCTACGAAGGCTTGTGTGTTGGAAATAAGTCTGCCGATGCCCAATGGGTCTTCTTCGAGGGATACCTACTCGAGCCTGGTCTCGGTGACAATAAGCCTTGGGCTGGCAACCTCAAGTCGGCATGGGGCAATCAGGACTACGTTCGCAAGTCT GCCCACCGGAAGGAATTGCTGGACATCATGACAAGCTTCATTCCCATCGAGAgcgtcaagttcaacaagaagctcgtcTCCATCAAAGAGTACACAGATAGAGTCATGTTGGAGTTTGCGGACGGTGAGATTGTTGCACACAGCATCCTGGCTGGCTCCGATGGTATTGCAAGTACTGTGCGAGAGTATCTCCTCAGGCCAACCCATCCCGAGGAAGCACTTCCGGTGTACTCTGGTGCTCACTGCTACCGAGCCGTCATCCCGATGGACGAGGCATATGAGATTATGGGCGAAAAGACCGATGTCGCAAAGATCTACTTTGGCCATAACAGAGGAGCGGTCTCGTACAGAATCACTGGAGGCAAG GAGCTCaacttccttctcatcaaggctaCACCAAACGAACAATGGCCTTATCCAGGTAGGGTCACCAAGCAAATCACACAGGAGGAGATGCTAGCCGACTTTGATGGCGACAACATTGATGATCGATTCCGAAGACTCGTAGCCAAGGCAAAGCCAGTCAAATGGGGTCTATTCCATCACGCCAAGACTTCAACCTATTACAAAGACAGGGTCTGTATCCTTGGAGACAGCGCCCACGCCTCGATGCCATTCCAAGCAGCTGGTGCAGCTCAGGGTGTCGAAGATGCGCTCGTGCTAGCCTACATCCTCGAAGAGCTTATGAAGAGCCCTACTCGAGGTTCTGAGCAACTTGAGGAGATCAATGCAGGCCTTGCGGCATATGATGCTATCAGGAGACCTCGGGCGCAAAAACAGCTTGATCGTGCGTTTGAGGTCGGCACGATGATTTATTTCCAGCATCCAGAGTGTGGAGACGACATGACCAAGATTCTGCACAAGTTGCAGAATGGTTGGCTGGACTGGCTATGGTTCCCCGACTTGAAGGCCGATGTTGAGACAGCTTTGTCACAAATGCGGAACGACGTGCAGAAAAAAGCATAA